In Chryseobacterium lactis, a single genomic region encodes these proteins:
- a CDS encoding alpha/beta fold hydrolase, translating to MSTLTLKDGTEIYYKDWGKGQAIFFHHGWPLSSDDWDAQMFFFLEQGYRVIAHDRRGHGRSEQTPYGHDMDTYASDVAEIVTTLDLKDVIHVGHSTGGGEVIRYVAKHGNGRVAKAVLVSAVTPIMVQNENNPNGVPISVFDDIRNNTAKHRQQFFIDITFPFYGYNREGAKVSEGIQRNWWRQGMSGSIKAHYDCVKAFSETDFTEDLKSVDVPVLVMHGEDDQIVPFETTGKVAATLLKNGKLISYPGFPHGMPTTEAETINKDLLAFFQS from the coding sequence ATGAGCACACTTACATTAAAAGACGGAACAGAAATTTATTACAAAGATTGGGGAAAAGGACAGGCTATTTTCTTCCACCACGGATGGCCATTATCTAGTGATGACTGGGATGCACAGATGTTCTTCTTCTTAGAGCAGGGCTACAGGGTAATCGCTCACGACAGAAGAGGACACGGAAGATCAGAACAGACCCCTTACGGACATGATATGGATACTTACGCTTCTGATGTAGCAGAAATTGTTACAACTTTGGATTTAAAAGATGTCATTCATGTAGGACACTCTACAGGAGGTGGTGAAGTCATCAGATATGTGGCAAAACATGGTAACGGAAGAGTTGCAAAAGCCGTATTGGTAAGTGCTGTCACTCCTATTATGGTTCAGAATGAAAACAATCCGAATGGAGTTCCGATATCTGTTTTTGACGATATCCGAAACAATACCGCAAAGCACAGACAGCAGTTCTTCATTGATATTACTTTCCCTTTTTATGGGTACAACAGAGAAGGCGCTAAGGTTTCTGAGGGAATTCAGAGAAACTGGTGGAGACAAGGGATGAGCGGATCAATCAAAGCACATTACGACTGTGTAAAAGCTTTCTCTGAGACAGATTTTACAGAAGATCTTAAAAGTGTAGATGTTCCTGTGTTGGTGATGCATGGTGAAGATGATCAGATTGTACCGTTTGAAACAACAGGAAAGGTAGCAGCTACCCTTCTTAAAAACGGAAAATTAATTTCTTATCCTGGTTTCCCTCACGGAATGCCTACTACGGAAGCCGAAACGATCAATAAAGATCTGTTAGCATTTTTTCAATCGTAA